Proteins from a single region of Gammaproteobacteria bacterium:
- a CDS encoding SprT-like domain-containing protein, giving the protein MNRYEAIDDMRQAAVVEATHAWIARAGAIFGRRFEPIPVLFDLMGRAAGMYRVRRGERVIRYNPYLFAKYPHDSLSVTVPHEVAHYVTDRLYGLRRVRPHGREWRAVMQDFGVDPSAASEHDLEGIPTRAQRRHAYRCACLVHPLTTRRHNLILHGARYRCRRCGDELFYSGQLETDTRGQGKNCSATGTNDVQDCESSYSDPNLSSDSQRS; this is encoded by the coding sequence ATGAACCGGTACGAAGCGATCGATGACATGCGGCAGGCAGCGGTGGTCGAGGCGACGCACGCCTGGATCGCGCGTGCGGGCGCGATCTTCGGCCGCCGCTTCGAGCCGATCCCGGTGCTGTTCGACCTCATGGGCCGCGCCGCGGGGATGTACCGGGTGCGGCGCGGCGAGCGCGTGATCCGCTACAACCCGTACCTGTTCGCCAAATACCCGCATGACAGCCTCTCGGTGACGGTGCCGCACGAGGTCGCGCATTACGTTACCGACCGCCTGTACGGCCTGCGCCGCGTGCGTCCGCACGGGCGCGAGTGGCGCGCCGTGATGCAGGACTTCGGCGTCGATCCCTCCGCCGCGAGCGAGCATGACCTGGAGGGGATACCCACGCGCGCACAGCGTCGCCACGCCTACCGCTGCGCCTGTCTCGTCCATCCGCTCACCACGCGGCGGCACAACCTGATCCTGCACGGTGCGCGCTACCGCTGCCGCCGCTGCGGGGATGAACTGTTCTATTCGGGACAGCTGGAGACGGATACCCGGGGTCAGGGTAAAAACTGTTCAGCAACCGGGACAAATGATGTGCAGGATTGCGAAAGTTCTTACTCTGACCCCAATTTATCGAGCGACTCCCAGCGGTCGTAG
- a CDS encoding cyclic nucleotide-binding domain-containing protein, translating into MSEKVDDKRLRASAIGEDLSEQECQILAGIMGVRHLHDGELLVAEGQADNTLFILIDGKLAVTGNVLGQEIVVYTMKVGECAGTRAFVDRTPRKATLRAVGPATVYTMKPDAFESLLEKHPHIVYGVMRALFRITHANLMRMNQESQELVNYVSKIRGRY; encoded by the coding sequence ATGAGCGAAAAGGTGGATGACAAGCGGCTCCGCGCCTCGGCGATCGGAGAGGATCTCAGCGAACAGGAATGCCAGATCCTGGCGGGAATAATGGGGGTGCGCCACCTGCACGACGGCGAACTGCTCGTCGCCGAGGGGCAGGCGGACAACACCCTGTTCATCCTCATTGACGGCAAGCTCGCCGTCACCGGCAACGTGCTCGGGCAGGAGATCGTGGTCTATACGATGAAGGTCGGCGAATGCGCCGGCACGCGCGCCTTCGTCGACCGCACGCCGCGCAAGGCGACGCTGCGCGCGGTCGGCCCGGCCACCGTGTACACCATGAAGCCGGACGCCTTTGAGTCGCTGCTTGAAAAACACCCGCACATCGTCTACGGCGTCATGCGCGCGCTGTTCCGCATCACCCACGCCAACCTGATGCGCATGAACCAGGAAAGCCAGGAACTCGTCAATTACGTCTCGAAGATTCGCGGGCGTTATTAA
- a CDS encoding ABC transporter substrate-binding protein encodes MTHIHLMALRHSAFYAPYLLTVAGGYLRAEGLQPRYALATPERTVAASLADGTCHVAQSAVATSFAALERGERIEVAHFAQINERDGFFLAGRRPEPDFTWDRLRGRTVLVDHFFQPLAMFRYALHRRGVDVAALEVIDAGGVEAIERAFRDGSGDYVHLQGPAPQQLEHEGIACVVAAVGDAVGPVAFSSLCADRAWLATDMARAFTRAYRRAREHAIVAPADGIAALLREAGFFPAVDPAVLARTVAAYQRLGCWAPDPAISPAAYERLLDVFLYSGLITRRHPYTAAVVPPP; translated from the coding sequence GTGACACACATTCATCTGATGGCCCTGCGGCATTCCGCCTTCTATGCGCCGTACCTGCTGACGGTGGCGGGCGGTTATCTGCGCGCGGAGGGACTGCAGCCGAGGTACGCGCTCGCGACTCCGGAACGGACGGTTGCGGCGTCACTCGCCGACGGGACCTGCCACGTGGCGCAGTCGGCGGTCGCGACAAGTTTCGCCGCGCTCGAACGCGGCGAGCGCATCGAGGTCGCGCACTTCGCGCAGATCAACGAGCGCGACGGTTTCTTCCTCGCCGGCCGGAGACCCGAGCCCGATTTCACCTGGGACCGCCTGCGCGGCCGCACGGTGCTGGTGGATCACTTCTTCCAGCCGCTCGCGATGTTCCGCTACGCCCTGCACCGCAGGGGCGTCGATGTCGCGGCACTGGAGGTGATCGACGCCGGCGGCGTGGAGGCGATCGAGCGCGCCTTCCGCGACGGGAGCGGTGACTACGTGCACCTGCAGGGTCCGGCGCCGCAGCAGCTCGAACATGAGGGAATCGCTTGCGTGGTCGCCGCCGTCGGGGACGCGGTCGGTCCGGTGGCCTTCAGCAGCCTGTGCGCGGACCGCGCCTGGCTCGCCACCGACATGGCGCGCGCCTTCACGCGCGCCTACCGCCGCGCGCGCGAACACGCGATCGTGGCGCCGGCGGACGGGATCGCCGCGCTGCTGCGGGAGGCCGGCTTCTTCCCGGCGGTCGATCCCGCGGTGCTGGCGCGCACGGTGGCCGCGTACCAGCGCCTGGGTTGCTGGGCGCCCGACCCGGCGATCTCGCCCGCGGCCTATGAGCGTCTGCTCGACGTCTTTCTCTACAGCGGGCTGATCACCCGGCGGCATCCTTATACTGCGGCGGTGGTCCCGCCGCCTTGA
- a CDS encoding DUF2339 domain-containing protein, with amino-acid sequence MKTIEERLAQIEGRIDRLERLFKLMLASKRADAGADKSVHTAAPLPTESERGKPQAAPERPAKQDPWQAREGTPRAISVTHVLGWTGATALVLAMAYLIRLAIDVGWLTPARQLGLATLSGFALIGTGLGLRSADRKYASLLPAGGLVVLFLSIYGAHLYYHFIGDQMAAGAVIAVCIGSLWLNRLFESEIYALFAVVGSYSAPFLLQTLSGSVTGLAIYYSAWSVLFCVYAVWIGQRRTYLLAAYMALLGFHYLWGRMAPDEWVAAFTFQVIQFACFLGGAVGFSIRHNSPMEMDDAVAHLPLLLIFYALQYSLLQVHLPELAPWIALGSAAVLPLVYLLARKTMARPLKAGELLVGAYASLALFHAGYMELVPQEFEPWVGLIVLPLAAVYFLLRGGNAYVTWPVRALIGVIFSINYLRVIANTGIEAVPGREILALVYAFELYIAYYLVQRLGRLENLAVPLLYAGHVALMVAAVRIFDERLLVSLAWGVIALACLALAFRINDKALGKSSLLIFAASAMKVLLFDLSIATPLVRIGSLVILGVTLYMGGWMYRKVDRLDERARAATDGKPQSV; translated from the coding sequence ATGAAAACAATCGAGGAACGATTGGCCCAGATTGAAGGCCGGATTGACAGGCTGGAGCGGTTGTTCAAGTTGATGCTGGCATCGAAGCGCGCTGATGCCGGTGCGGACAAATCTGTACACACGGCAGCGCCTTTGCCGACGGAATCGGAGCGGGGGAAACCGCAGGCAGCTCCTGAGCGGCCAGCGAAACAGGATCCGTGGCAGGCCCGGGAAGGTACGCCTCGCGCGATATCGGTCACTCACGTGCTGGGCTGGACCGGTGCGACGGCATTGGTGCTGGCGATGGCATATCTGATCCGTCTGGCGATCGACGTGGGCTGGCTGACGCCCGCGCGGCAACTCGGCCTGGCGACCCTGAGCGGTTTCGCGCTCATCGGCACCGGTCTCGGGCTGCGCAGCGCCGATCGAAAGTATGCCAGCCTGCTGCCGGCCGGAGGTCTGGTCGTGTTGTTCCTGTCGATCTACGGCGCGCATCTTTATTACCATTTTATCGGGGACCAGATGGCGGCAGGCGCGGTGATCGCCGTCTGTATCGGTTCTTTGTGGCTGAACAGGTTGTTCGAGAGCGAGATCTATGCGCTGTTCGCGGTGGTCGGTTCATACTCGGCGCCGTTTCTCCTGCAGACGTTGTCCGGATCGGTAACCGGTCTGGCGATCTATTATTCAGCGTGGAGCGTTCTGTTTTGCGTCTATGCCGTCTGGATCGGCCAGAGGCGCACCTATCTCCTGGCGGCGTACATGGCATTGCTCGGATTCCACTACCTCTGGGGCCGGATGGCTCCGGACGAATGGGTGGCGGCCTTTACCTTTCAGGTGATTCAGTTCGCATGCTTTCTTGGGGGCGCGGTCGGTTTCTCCATTCGTCACAATAGCCCGATGGAAATGGATGACGCCGTTGCCCATCTGCCGCTGCTCCTGATCTTCTACGCGCTGCAGTATTCTCTGCTCCAGGTTCACCTGCCGGAGTTGGCGCCGTGGATCGCGCTGGGCAGCGCGGCGGTATTGCCGCTGGTTTACCTCCTGGCCAGAAAAACGATGGCACGGCCGTTGAAGGCAGGTGAACTGCTGGTGGGCGCCTATGCCTCGCTGGCGCTGTTCCACGCCGGCTACATGGAGCTGGTTCCGCAGGAGTTCGAGCCCTGGGTCGGTCTGATTGTTCTGCCCCTGGCGGCCGTTTACTTCCTTCTGCGAGGCGGGAATGCTTATGTGACTTGGCCGGTCCGTGCGTTGATCGGGGTAATATTTTCCATCAATTACCTGCGGGTGATCGCCAATACGGGCATCGAGGCGGTACCGGGTCGCGAGATACTGGCGCTGGTCTACGCCTTCGAGCTTTACATCGCCTATTACCTTGTGCAGCGCCTCGGCAGGCTGGAAAATCTCGCCGTCCCGCTGCTGTATGCCGGCCATGTGGCGTTGATGGTTGCCGCCGTCCGGATTTTCGACGAGCGATTGCTGGTCTCTCTTGCCTGGGGTGTCATTGCGCTTGCCTGTCTGGCGCTTGCCTTCAGGATAAATGACAAGGCACTGGGAAAGTCTTCCCTGCTGATCTTCGCCGCATCGGCGATGAAGGTGCTGTTGTTCGATCTCTCCATAGCCACGCCTCTGGTCCGGATCGGTTCCCTGGTGATTCTCGGGGTCACGCTCTACATGGGCGGGTGGATGTACCGGAAGGTGGACAGGCTCGACGAGCGAGCCCGGGCGGCAACAGACGGCAAGCCGCAATCGGTATAA
- a CDS encoding Slp family lipoprotein has protein sequence MHRLTLPVLAATLIGLAACATGQRFDSARYDAKSHPSDVAENPEFYTDAAFLWGGVIVNSSNTQNGTQIEVLSYPLASSQQPDTDRTPNGRFLVTDERYLETLDYAPGRLLTVGGTLSGTRSGQIGEADYVYPVIRPDGLRLWPKDSQRNDPQFHIGIGAVFGR, from the coding sequence ATGCATCGCCTGACCCTTCCCGTGTTGGCGGCGACCCTGATCGGACTGGCGGCCTGCGCCACCGGCCAGCGCTTCGACAGTGCCAGGTACGACGCGAAGTCACACCCGTCCGACGTGGCGGAAAACCCGGAGTTCTACACCGACGCGGCCTTCCTGTGGGGAGGCGTCATCGTCAACAGCTCCAACACCCAGAACGGCACCCAGATCGAGGTGCTGTCCTACCCGCTCGCCTCCTCCCAGCAGCCGGACACCGACCGCACGCCGAACGGCCGCTTCCTGGTGACCGATGAACGCTATCTGGAAACCCTCGACTACGCGCCCGGGCGCCTGCTGACCGTCGGCGGCACCCTGAGCGGCACGCGCAGCGGCCAGATCGGCGAGGCGGACTACGTGTACCCGGTCATCCGGCCCGACGGGCTCCGGCTCTGGCCCAAGGACAGCCAGCGCAACGATCCGCAGTTCCACATCGGCATCGGTGCGGTCTTCGGCCGCTGA
- a CDS encoding patatin-like phospholipase family protein: MYIMTSVSLVLGGGGARGLAHIGVIEWLTENGYEIRSIAGSSMGALVGGIYAAGKLEVYKHWVTALDKGDVLRLLDPNLGFSGLFKGARIIDTLRELLGERNIEDLPISFTAVATDVEEQKEVWLSRGPLFDAIRASISVPLVFTPYRINGRRLLDGSLVNPLPIAPTLRDQTDLTVAVNLSGPPENAPPPPAPVETATGAGNGYRVRIQAFIEELQERFRPEESEPDWSYFDIIALSMETMQNTITRLKLAAYTPDVTITIPRDAARLFEFYRARELIELGRVKAAGALAASSAR; this comes from the coding sequence ATGTACATCATGACGAGTGTCTCACTGGTGCTGGGCGGCGGCGGCGCGCGCGGGCTCGCGCATATCGGCGTGATCGAGTGGCTGACGGAGAACGGCTACGAGATCCGGTCCATCGCGGGTTCGTCGATGGGCGCCCTGGTCGGCGGCATCTACGCCGCCGGCAAGCTCGAAGTCTACAAACACTGGGTCACGGCGCTCGACAAGGGCGACGTGCTCCGCTTGCTCGATCCGAACCTGGGATTCTCCGGCCTGTTCAAGGGTGCGCGCATCATCGATACGCTGCGCGAACTGCTCGGTGAACGCAATATCGAGGACCTGCCGATCTCCTTCACGGCAGTCGCCACGGACGTGGAGGAACAGAAGGAGGTCTGGTTGAGCCGGGGTCCGCTGTTCGACGCCATCCGCGCCTCCATCTCCGTGCCGCTGGTATTCACCCCGTACAGGATCAATGGACGCCGCCTGCTCGACGGCAGCCTGGTCAATCCGCTGCCGATCGCGCCGACGCTGCGCGACCAGACCGATCTCACCGTCGCGGTGAACCTGAGCGGTCCGCCGGAGAACGCGCCGCCGCCGCCCGCACCCGTGGAGACTGCGACGGGCGCGGGCAACGGATATCGCGTGCGCATCCAGGCCTTCATCGAGGAGCTGCAGGAGCGATTCCGGCCGGAGGAATCCGAGCCGGACTGGAGCTATTTCGACATCATCGCCCTCTCGATGGAGACCATGCAGAACACCATCACGCGCCTCAAGCTCGCCGCCTACACACCGGACGTCACGATCACCATCCCGCGCGATGCGGCGCGTCTGTTCGAGTTCTACCGCGCGCGGGAGCTGATCGAGCTGGGACGGGTAAAGGCGGCGGGCGCGCTCGCGGCATCGTCCGCTCGGTGA
- a CDS encoding M48 family metallopeptidase, producing MNFYAAQDEARRATRRLVWLFLLSVLALVAGADLLLLGVMYMSEQPYGSGFGSYAAQADPSIHLAAAVPVLLVILAGSVYKYLQFSEGGRRIAESVGARPVPPGDDDSQRRRLLNVVEEMAIAAGAPVPAVYLLEDEPGINAFAAGITTDDAVVCVTQGCLALLSREQLQGVVAHEFSHILNGDMRLNARVVGVLHGILLIGLIGEWLVRAVARGRRRYRSARSDGAGGLLAVGAGLMVIGYGGTFFGRLIKASLNRQREYLADASAVQFTRNPGGIGGALKMIGGHAFGSRIDNPAAPVVSHMFFAAGLKGLFGAGGFALFATHPPLERRIRRIDPAWDGRYPAVKPLQREPTAPKPPEPTPVQIMEKVAVVLGAVLAPPAPGAEVRPEHVDYARYLLAGLPDVITAAAREPYSARALIYAILFDADDAARAVQIEALRLREEGIVQEQALALHASIRELDRAYRLPVVELALPALRGLSPPQAGRFLDTLTAVIRSDRRVTLLEWSMATVIANTLQPAARHPGLPVHRLDLLKIQVRVILSVLAHAGPADPGAVEHAFRQGAESLGSTGLAAYDRGVLTFDTVDNALRQLDRLVPLEKERLLIACARVVGANRAVDVQEFEALRAVAAALHCPAPPIVITPGAG from the coding sequence ATGAATTTCTACGCGGCACAGGACGAGGCGCGCCGCGCCACCCGCCGCCTGGTCTGGCTGTTCCTGCTCTCCGTCCTCGCGCTGGTGGCGGGGGCCGACCTGCTGCTGCTCGGCGTAATGTATATGTCCGAGCAACCGTATGGCTCCGGCTTCGGGTCTTACGCCGCGCAGGCCGATCCGTCCATCCACCTCGCGGCGGCTGTTCCGGTCCTGCTGGTCATCCTCGCGGGCAGCGTCTACAAGTACCTGCAGTTCTCCGAGGGCGGGCGGCGCATCGCGGAGAGCGTCGGTGCGCGGCCGGTGCCGCCCGGCGACGACGATTCGCAGCGCCGGCGCCTGCTCAACGTGGTGGAAGAGATGGCGATCGCGGCCGGTGCCCCGGTGCCCGCAGTCTACCTGCTCGAGGATGAACCTGGCATAAACGCCTTCGCGGCCGGCATCACGACGGACGACGCGGTGGTGTGCGTGACGCAGGGATGCCTCGCGCTGCTCAGCCGCGAGCAGCTGCAGGGCGTGGTCGCGCACGAGTTCAGTCACATTCTCAACGGCGACATGCGGCTCAATGCCCGTGTCGTCGGCGTGCTGCACGGGATCCTGCTGATCGGGCTCATCGGCGAGTGGCTGGTGCGCGCCGTCGCCCGCGGCCGCCGCCGCTACCGGTCCGCGCGCAGCGACGGCGCGGGCGGGCTGCTCGCGGTGGGCGCCGGCCTGATGGTGATCGGTTACGGCGGCACCTTCTTCGGCCGGCTGATCAAGGCCTCGCTCAACCGCCAGCGCGAGTATCTGGCGGACGCCTCGGCGGTGCAGTTCACCCGCAACCCGGGCGGTATCGGCGGGGCGCTGAAGATGATCGGCGGTCACGCCTTCGGTTCCCGCATCGACAACCCCGCGGCGCCCGTGGTGAGCCATATGTTTTTCGCCGCCGGCCTCAAGGGGCTGTTCGGCGCCGGCGGTTTTGCCCTGTTCGCGACGCATCCGCCGCTGGAGCGGCGCATCCGGCGCATCGACCCCGCGTGGGATGGCCGCTATCCCGCGGTCAAGCCGCTGCAGCGCGAGCCGACGGCGCCGAAACCGCCCGAGCCGACCCCGGTGCAGATCATGGAGAAGGTGGCCGTGGTGCTCGGCGCGGTCCTGGCGCCCCCTGCGCCGGGCGCGGAGGTCAGGCCCGAGCACGTGGACTACGCGCGTTACCTGCTGGCCGGATTGCCCGACGTGATAACCGCCGCCGCGCGCGAGCCTTACAGCGCCCGCGCGCTGATCTACGCCATCCTGTTCGATGCGGACGACGCGGCGCGCGCCGTGCAGATCGAGGCCCTGCGCCTGCGCGAGGAGGGCATCGTGCAGGAACAGGCGCTGGCCTTGCATGCGAGTATCAGGGAACTGGACCGCGCGTACCGCCTGCCCGTCGTCGAACTCGCGCTGCCTGCGCTGCGCGGACTCTCTCCGCCCCAGGCCGGGCGTTTCCTGGACACGCTCACCGCCGTCATCCGCTCCGATCGGCGTGTCACGCTGCTTGAATGGTCCATGGCGACGGTGATTGCAAACACCCTGCAGCCTGCCGCGCGCCATCCCGGATTGCCGGTGCACAGGCTCGATCTGCTGAAGATCCAGGTGCGCGTGATCCTGTCGGTGCTGGCCCATGCCGGGCCGGCGGACCCCGGCGCCGTGGAGCACGCGTTCAGGCAGGGCGCGGAATCGCTCGGCTCGACGGGGCTCGCCGCCTACGACCGCGGTGTGCTGACGTTCGATACGGTCGACAATGCGCTCCGGCAGCTCGACCGGCTGGTTCCGCTCGAAAAGGAACGCCTGCTGATCGCCTGCGCCCGGGTCGTCGGCGCCAACCGCGCGGTCGATGTCCAGGAGTTCGAGGCACTGCGGGCGGTCGCCGCCGCGCTGCATTGTCCGGCGCCGCCGATCGTGATCACGCCCGGCGCAGGGTGA
- a CDS encoding HIT domain-containing protein, whose product MVDLHPQLKADTVEVGRFRLCRLLMMKDANYPWFILLPDRAEVTEIHHLSADDQLQLARESTLLSEALVAAFKPDKLNIAALGNVVPQLHIHHIVRYRHDAAWPAPVWGRVPAAEYQFDCLNGVIAKLRYALGAESGFKPAE is encoded by the coding sequence ATGGTTGATCTGCACCCGCAACTGAAGGCCGATACGGTCGAGGTCGGCCGCTTCCGCCTGTGCCGGCTGCTGATGATGAAGGACGCGAACTATCCGTGGTTCATCCTGCTGCCGGATCGCGCGGAGGTGACCGAAATCCACCATCTTTCCGCGGACGACCAGCTGCAGCTCGCGCGCGAATCCACCCTGCTGTCCGAGGCGCTGGTCGCGGCCTTCAAGCCCGACAAGCTCAACATCGCCGCGCTCGGCAACGTGGTGCCGCAGCTGCATATCCACCATATCGTGCGCTATCGCCACGATGCCGCCTGGCCCGCCCCGGTATGGGGGCGCGTGCCGGCGGCGGAATACCAGTTTGACTGCCTCAACGGCGTGATTGCGAAGCTGCGCTATGCGCTGGGGGCGGAGTCCGGCTTCAAGCCGGCGGAATAA
- a CDS encoding Slp family lipoprotein, giving the protein MKYLSTVTGVLCAGLIAGCASNIPKEISDAPPGSPMVAEVRVDAQQFIGAHVRWGGTIAAVENRESETWVEVVARELDGSGQPRMTDRSAGRFIAVIDGFLDPALYAEEREITVSGVVEDEVTRKIGDYDYAFPRVRVNNYLLWPPRPEYDPRNYPPPWYYDPWFPGYPYYSPYRYNHRHPVKK; this is encoded by the coding sequence ATGAAGTACTTATCGACAGTCACTGGTGTGCTGTGCGCGGGACTGATCGCGGGATGCGCGTCCAATATCCCGAAAGAGATCAGCGATGCACCGCCCGGCAGCCCCATGGTCGCCGAGGTGCGTGTCGACGCGCAGCAGTTCATCGGCGCGCACGTGCGCTGGGGCGGGACGATCGCCGCGGTGGAGAACCGCGAGAGCGAGACCTGGGTCGAGGTCGTCGCGCGCGAACTCGACGGCTCGGGCCAGCCGCGCATGACCGACCGCAGCGCCGGTCGCTTCATCGCCGTGATCGACGGCTTCCTCGATCCGGCGCTCTATGCCGAGGAGCGCGAGATCACCGTTTCCGGCGTGGTCGAGGACGAGGTCACGCGCAAGATCGGTGACTACGATTATGCCTTTCCGCGCGTGCGGGTGAACAATTACCTGCTCTGGCCGCCGCGCCCGGAATACGATCCGCGCAACTATCCGCCCCCCTGGTACTACGATCCGTGGTTCCCCGGGTACCCCTATTACTCTCCCTATCGTTACAATCACCGCCACCCGGTGAAAAAATAG
- a CDS encoding YgiQ family radical SAM protein, protein MQTARPLSSYRKFWAARFGTAPVLPMSRAEMDELGWDSCDVILVTGDAYVDHPSFGMAVIGRALEAQGFRVGIIAQPDWHSAEAFTALGRPNLFFGVTGGNMDSMVNRYTSDRRIRSNDAYTPGGVAGRRPDRAVIVYAQRCREAFSDAPVVIGGIEASLRRIAHYDYWSDQVRRSVLLDAKADLLVYGNAERQIVEIAHRLAAREPVTALTDIRGTAFVRKGAPPDWYELDSSHLDTPGEVDVHIDPYAMTVPGSAACATPQMTTDGAQIVRFERQIPRADRARTVIRLPDYDAVKDDPVLYAHASRVMHLETNPGNARALIQRHGQREVWINPPPIPLTTPELDGVFDLPYARRPHPAYGEANIPAWEMIRFSVNIMRGCFGGCTFCSITEHEGRIIQNRSEASILREIETIRDGVPGFTGVISDLGGPTANMYRIACKDPGIEAACRRPSCVYPDICSNLNTDHSALIQLYRKARALPGVKKVLIASGLRYDLAVKSPAYVKELVQHHVGGYLKIAPEHTEQGPLSKMMKPGMGAYDRFKALFDKYSQEAGKEQYLIPYFIAAHPGTTDEDMLQLALWLKRNGFRADQVQNFLPSPMATATAMYHSGRNPLRKVTRKSETVPIPQGLKQRRLHKAFLRYHDPNNWPLLREALKRMGRADLIGNGKRHLVPAWQPAGTGEQAEGRRTPAVKKGTFLTQHTGLPPQPRAARGRDGAKSRAARAETGVSKRRGRGRAGNG, encoded by the coding sequence ATGCAGACCGCACGTCCTCTATCCTCCTATCGCAAGTTCTGGGCTGCGCGCTTCGGCACGGCGCCGGTCCTGCCGATGTCGCGCGCCGAGATGGACGAGCTCGGCTGGGATTCCTGCGACGTGATCCTGGTCACCGGCGACGCCTACGTCGATCACCCGAGTTTCGGCATGGCGGTGATCGGGCGTGCGCTGGAGGCGCAGGGCTTCCGCGTCGGCATCATCGCGCAGCCGGACTGGCACAGCGCCGAGGCGTTCACGGCGCTGGGACGGCCGAACCTGTTCTTCGGCGTCACCGGCGGCAACATGGATTCGATGGTCAACCGCTACACCTCCGACCGGCGCATCCGCAGCAACGATGCCTACACGCCGGGCGGAGTCGCGGGCAGGCGGCCGGACCGCGCGGTGATCGTTTATGCGCAGCGCTGCCGCGAAGCCTTCAGCGATGCGCCCGTTGTCATCGGCGGCATCGAGGCGAGCCTGCGCCGCATCGCGCATTACGACTACTGGTCGGACCAGGTGCGCCGTTCGGTGCTGCTCGACGCCAAGGCCGACCTGCTGGTGTACGGCAACGCCGAGCGCCAGATCGTCGAGATCGCGCACCGACTCGCCGCGCGCGAGCCGGTGACGGCGCTGACCGACATCCGCGGCACCGCCTTTGTGCGGAAGGGTGCGCCACCGGACTGGTATGAGCTCGATTCCTCCCATCTCGATACGCCGGGAGAGGTCGATGTCCATATCGACCCCTACGCGATGACCGTGCCCGGCAGCGCCGCCTGTGCCACACCGCAGATGACGACCGACGGCGCGCAGATCGTGCGCTTCGAACGCCAGATCCCGCGTGCCGACCGCGCGCGCACGGTGATACGCCTGCCGGACTATGACGCCGTGAAGGACGACCCCGTACTCTATGCGCATGCCTCGCGCGTGATGCATCTCGAGACCAACCCCGGCAACGCGCGCGCGCTGATCCAGCGCCACGGCCAGCGCGAGGTGTGGATCAATCCTCCGCCGATCCCGCTCACCACGCCGGAGCTGGACGGCGTGTTCGACCTGCCCTACGCGCGCCGGCCGCATCCGGCCTACGGCGAGGCGAACATCCCGGCGTGGGAGATGATCCGTTTCTCGGTCAACATCATGCGCGGCTGCTTCGGCGGCTGCACCTTCTGCTCCATCACCGAGCACGAGGGGCGCATCATCCAGAACCGCTCCGAGGCCTCTATCCTGCGCGAGATCGAGACCATCCGAGACGGCGTGCCGGGCTTCACCGGCGTAATCTCCGACCTCGGCGGGCCGACCGCGAACATGTACCGCATCGCGTGCAAGGATCCCGGGATCGAAGCGGCGTGCCGGCGTCCGTCCTGCGTCTATCCCGACATCTGCTCCAACCTGAACACCGACCACTCGGCGCTGATCCAGCTCTACCGCAAGGCGCGCGCGCTGCCCGGAGTGAAGAAGGTGCTGATCGCCTCCGGCCTGCGCTACGACCTCGCGGTGAAGTCGCCCGCCTATGTGAAGGAACTGGTGCAGCACCACGTCGGCGGCTATCTGAAGATCGCGCCGGAGCACACCGAACAGGGCCCGCTGTCGAAGATGATGAAGCCGGGCATGGGCGCCTACGACCGCTTCAAGGCCCTGTTCGATAAATATTCCCAGGAGGCGGGCAAGGAGCAGTACCTGATCCCGTACTTCATCGCCGCCCATCCCGGCACCACCGACGAGGACATGCTGCAGCTCGCGCTGTGGCTGAAGCGCAACGGTTTCCGCGCCGACCAGGTGCAGAACTTCCTGCCCTCGCCGATGGCGACGGCTACGGCGATGTACCACAGCGGCAGGAATCCGCTGCGCAAGGTGACGCGCAAGAGCGAGACGGTACCGATCCCGCAGGGACTGAAACAGCGCCGCCTGCACAAGGCCTTCCTGCGCTATCACGATCCCAACAACTGGCCGCTGCTGCGCGAGGCCCTGAAGCGCATGGGCCGCGCCGACCTGATCGGCAACGGCAAGCGGCATCTGGTACCGGCCTGGCAGCCGGCCGGGACGGGCGAGCAGGCGGAAGGGCGGCGCACGCCGGCAGTGAAAAAGGGGACATTCCTGACCCAGCACACCGGCCTGCCGCCGCAGCCGCGCGCGGCGCGGGGACGTGACGGCGCAAAGTCGCGTGCCGCCCGCGCGGAAACAGGCGTATCCAAACGTCGCGGCCGGGGGCGCGCCGGCAATGGTTGA